Proteins co-encoded in one Arthrobacter alpinus genomic window:
- a CDS encoding Gfo/Idh/MocA family protein yields the protein MTDVVQERPDTVPAVRDMRVGIVGFGLRASLWRHVHKPGQGSEVVMVCDVSERGRSDATERIPTAIITSSLEELLSAELDAVLVLTPDNRHAEIAVQTLRAGIPTFCEKPLDVTVEAADSILAAAYESRTRLYVGHNMRHMPVVVQMREVIESGQIGEVKAIWCRHFVGNGGDYYFKDWHAERANTTSLLLQKGAHDIDVIHWLAGGYSTRVSAIGDLAVYGDVTSRRDNTDRRMGDWFSLDNWPPAEQTDLNPIIDVEDISMMQMVLDNGVLASYQQCHFTPDYWRNYMVIGTKGRMENFGDSPGDVIKVWTRRSQNGFVTPDTEIEIRDGEGGHGGADPLLIAEFLRFAREGGVTETSPIAAREAVAAGVLAAQSLRSGGGALDIPPLPGAWIEYFNAGQPAR from the coding sequence ATGACAGATGTAGTTCAGGAACGTCCGGACACGGTTCCGGCGGTTAGAGATATGCGCGTGGGCATTGTTGGCTTCGGCCTGCGAGCCTCATTGTGGCGGCATGTGCATAAACCCGGTCAGGGTTCCGAAGTGGTCATGGTGTGTGACGTGTCCGAGCGTGGGCGCTCCGATGCTACCGAGCGGATTCCGACGGCGATCATCACCTCCAGCCTCGAGGAGCTGCTGAGCGCCGAGCTCGACGCCGTGCTGGTTCTGACGCCGGATAACCGGCATGCCGAGATTGCCGTGCAGACCTTGCGGGCGGGAATTCCCACCTTCTGCGAAAAGCCCCTGGATGTGACCGTGGAAGCCGCGGACTCGATTCTGGCGGCGGCCTATGAATCCCGAACCCGACTCTATGTGGGACACAATATGCGCCACATGCCGGTGGTCGTCCAAATGCGCGAGGTCATCGAGTCGGGACAGATCGGCGAGGTAAAGGCCATCTGGTGCCGGCATTTCGTGGGCAACGGCGGCGACTACTACTTCAAGGATTGGCATGCCGAGCGAGCCAATACGACGAGCCTGTTGCTGCAAAAAGGTGCCCATGACATTGATGTGATCCACTGGCTAGCCGGGGGATATTCCACGCGGGTATCCGCGATTGGGGACCTGGCTGTTTACGGTGATGTCACCAGCCGTCGGGACAACACCGACAGGCGTATGGGGGACTGGTTCTCGCTCGATAATTGGCCGCCCGCGGAGCAGACAGATCTCAACCCGATCATCGATGTTGAGGACATTTCCATGATGCAGATGGTGCTCGACAACGGAGTCTTGGCGTCCTATCAGCAGTGCCATTTCACGCCCGACTACTGGCGCAACTACATGGTCATCGGGACGAAAGGCAGGATGGAAAACTTTGGCGATAGCCCAGGTGATGTCATCAAGGTGTGGACGAGGCGCTCACAAAATGGCTTCGTGACGCCGGATACGGAAATTGAAATTCGCGACGGCGAGGGTGGCCATGGTGGAGCTGATCCGCTGTTGATTGCCGAGTTCCTGCGCTTTGCCCGGGAGGGCGGCGTCACCGAGACCTCACCGATTGCCGCCCGCGAAGCTGTTGCGGCCGGTGTCCTGGCTGCACAGTCGCTGCGATCCGGAGGAGGCGCCTTGGATATTCCACCGCTGCCCGGAGCGTGGATTGAGTACTTCAACGCCGGACAGCCCGCGCGCTAA
- a CDS encoding LssY C-terminal domain-containing protein has translation MAGRNWRSRRRSFSSIVDYAAFIFGAFAALWLAYLVLSEGLFNGWYMVPFLFLFWMVLAYLVLPRLHRILTKIYVPDYFIGRARTSDGLLGDPINLAIVGSEAQLHEAMTRAGWIRADPVTLRSSWRIITSTLLKQSYDEAPVSPLLLFGHTQDLAYQKEVAGNPAKRHHVRFWRCPDGWMLPGGHRADWMAAGTFDRAVGFSIFTLQITHKIAPDTDRERDHIVHSIQEGGPDIELRVIKDFSSGYHSRNGGGDTIVTDGDLPVVDVGHLTIPPDGNPLGPDTDARRAEEANRRPTPTTLGVLLMALRFVVGIVTIGLMVKDWNTAVASTASSFNTVDQQTISALLMVVIGISAIAFLIYGLLAVLILRGSNWARIATLAFSVGFVIQAAFTLLHGENVSLSEDPLGLPLDILVLLALSARSSRLWARRPKAGSPKTEPSQKRQG, from the coding sequence GTGGCCGGCAGAAATTGGCGGTCCCGGCGCCGATCCTTCAGTTCCATCGTGGACTACGCGGCGTTCATTTTTGGCGCGTTCGCAGCACTCTGGCTGGCCTACCTGGTGTTATCCGAAGGCCTCTTCAATGGCTGGTACATGGTCCCGTTCTTGTTCCTGTTCTGGATGGTGCTGGCGTATTTGGTGTTGCCGCGGCTCCACCGTATTTTGACCAAAATATACGTGCCCGACTACTTCATCGGCCGGGCGCGGACCAGCGACGGACTCTTGGGAGATCCGATCAACCTGGCCATCGTGGGCAGCGAGGCGCAGTTGCATGAGGCGATGACTCGGGCCGGCTGGATCCGGGCGGATCCGGTTACCCTGCGTTCGAGCTGGCGCATCATCACCTCCACGCTCCTGAAACAAAGCTACGATGAAGCCCCCGTCAGCCCGCTGCTGCTCTTCGGACACACACAGGATTTGGCCTATCAAAAGGAAGTGGCCGGCAATCCCGCCAAACGCCACCATGTCCGGTTCTGGCGTTGCCCCGACGGTTGGATGCTCCCGGGCGGGCACCGCGCCGATTGGATGGCGGCCGGCACCTTTGACCGGGCCGTGGGTTTCTCCATCTTCACCCTGCAGATCACGCACAAAATTGCCCCCGACACCGACCGGGAACGCGACCATATTGTGCACTCGATCCAAGAGGGCGGCCCCGATATAGAGCTGCGTGTCATCAAGGACTTCTCCAGCGGCTATCACTCTCGTAACGGGGGAGGGGACACCATTGTTACCGATGGGGACCTGCCCGTGGTCGACGTCGGACATCTCACGATCCCGCCCGACGGCAACCCGCTGGGGCCGGACACCGATGCCCGGCGTGCGGAAGAGGCGAACAGGCGCCCCACTCCCACCACTCTTGGTGTGCTGCTGATGGCCCTTCGTTTTGTGGTGGGGATCGTGACTATTGGCTTGATGGTCAAGGACTGGAACACGGCTGTGGCCAGCACCGCCTCCAGCTTTAACACAGTGGATCAGCAAACCATCAGTGCATTACTGATGGTGGTCATTGGAATCTCCGCCATTGCCTTCCTGATCTACGGGCTGCTGGCCGTGTTAATTCTTCGCGGCAGCAATTGGGCGAGAATTGCCACCTTGGCCTTTAGCGTTGGCTTCGTTATTCAGGCTGCCTTCACGCTTTTGCACGGCGAAAACGTCTCGCTGTCGGAAGATCCACTGGGTTTGCCGCTGGATATTTTGGTACTGCTGGCACTTTCCGCCCGCAGCTCCCGCCTCTGGGCCCGGCGCCCCAAGGCGGGCAGCCCCAAGACTGAACCCTCCCAAAAGCGCCAAGGCTGA
- the gatB gene encoding Asp-tRNA(Asn)/Glu-tRNA(Gln) amidotransferase subunit GatB, whose product MNTETILSFEEAMEKYEPVLGFEVHVELNTKTKMFSSAPNVFGDEPNTNVNEVCLGLPGVLPVVNKKAVESSILIGLALNCKIAPHSTFARKQYFYPDTPKNFQTSQYDDPICYDGWIDIELEDGTVFHVEIERAHMEEDAGKLTHMGGSTGRIQGADFSLVDYNRSGVPLVEIVTKTIEGAGSRAPELAKAYVAAIREIVKNLGVSEAKMEHGNVRCDANVSLRPHGQEKLGTRTETKNVNSLRAVENAVKFEIQRHAAVLDSGVAITQETRHWHEDTKSTTSGRPKSDADDYRYFPEPDLVPIVTSAAWVEELRATLPEPPAERRKRLQADWGYSDLEFRDVVNAGLMDEIEETIAAGATAAAARKWWMGEIARRAKLADVDPAALGVTPAVVVEIEKLIASGAINDKLARKVLDGVLEGEGTPTEVVAKRGLAVVSDDGALQTAIDEALAAQPDVADKIRGGKVQAVGAIVGGVMKVTRGQADAGRVRELILKTLGVEG is encoded by the coding sequence ATGAACACTGAAACCATTTTGAGCTTCGAAGAAGCCATGGAAAAGTACGAGCCCGTTCTCGGGTTCGAGGTTCACGTCGAGCTGAACACCAAGACCAAGATGTTCTCCTCCGCACCCAACGTGTTTGGCGACGAGCCCAACACGAACGTCAACGAAGTGTGCCTGGGTCTGCCCGGCGTGCTGCCGGTGGTGAACAAGAAGGCTGTCGAGTCATCGATCTTGATCGGCTTGGCGCTGAACTGCAAGATTGCCCCGCACAGCACCTTTGCGCGCAAGCAGTACTTCTACCCGGACACTCCGAAGAACTTCCAGACTTCTCAGTACGATGATCCCATCTGCTACGACGGCTGGATCGACATTGAGCTCGAGGACGGCACCGTTTTCCATGTCGAGATCGAACGCGCTCACATGGAAGAGGACGCCGGAAAGCTGACCCACATGGGTGGCTCCACGGGCCGCATCCAGGGCGCCGACTTCTCCCTGGTGGACTACAACCGTTCAGGTGTGCCGCTGGTGGAAATCGTCACCAAGACTATTGAAGGCGCCGGCTCACGTGCCCCCGAGCTGGCCAAGGCGTACGTTGCGGCCATCCGTGAAATCGTGAAGAACCTGGGCGTTTCCGAGGCGAAGATGGAGCACGGCAACGTCCGTTGCGACGCCAACGTTTCCCTGCGCCCGCACGGCCAGGAGAAGCTCGGTACCCGTACCGAGACGAAGAACGTGAACTCTCTGCGCGCCGTCGAGAATGCCGTGAAGTTTGAGATCCAGCGTCACGCTGCTGTTCTTGACTCCGGTGTGGCGATCACGCAGGAAACCCGTCACTGGCATGAGGACACCAAGTCCACCACCTCGGGCCGTCCCAAGTCTGACGCTGACGATTACCGCTACTTCCCGGAACCGGATCTGGTGCCTATCGTCACCAGCGCCGCCTGGGTTGAAGAACTCCGGGCCACCTTGCCCGAGCCGCCGGCCGAGCGCCGTAAGCGTCTGCAGGCTGACTGGGGTTACTCGGATCTGGAGTTCCGCGACGTTGTCAACGCCGGCCTCATGGACGAGATTGAAGAGACCATTGCCGCCGGTGCCACCGCCGCAGCAGCGCGCAAGTGGTGGATGGGCGAGATCGCACGTCGTGCCAAACTGGCCGACGTTGACCCCGCAGCGCTGGGTGTCACTCCCGCCGTCGTGGTTGAGATTGAGAAGCTCATCGCCTCAGGTGCCATCAATGACAAGTTGGCCCGCAAGGTGCTCGACGGCGTCCTTGAGGGAGAGGGCACGCCCACCGAGGTTGTGGCAAAGCGCGGCCTCGCCGTGGTCTCCGACGACGGTGCTCTCCAGACCGCGATCGATGAAGCATTGGCCGCCCAGCCAGACGTTGCCGACAAGATTCGTGGCGGCAAGGTTCAGGCCGTTGGCGCCATTGTTGGTGGCGTTATGAAGGTGACTCGCGGACAGGCCGACGCCGGCCGCGTGCGCGAGCTGATCCTCAAGACGCTTGGTGTCGAAGGGTAA
- the gatA gene encoding Asp-tRNA(Asn)/Glu-tRNA(Gln) amidotransferase subunit GatA translates to MSASELIRSSAAVMAAKLATGEITSVELVQAHLDRIAEIDGGERGIHAFLHVNGEEALAVAADVDARRAAGEELHELAGVPIAIKDLIVTKGQPTTAASKILEGWMSPYDATVIKKIRAARMPMLGKTNLDEFAMGSSTEHSAYGLTRNPWDLDRIPGGSGGGSAAAVAAFEAPLALGTDTGGSIRQPGSVTGTVGVKPTYGAVSRYGAIAMASSLDQIGPVSRTVLDSALLQEVIGGYDPQDSTSLTDPSTGLADAARLGNVKGMKIGVIKELHGEGFQAGVENRFNESLELLREAGAQIVEVSCPNFGYALGAYYLIMPSEASSNLAKFDGVRFGARTLPTEGPLTIERVMGATRAAGFGAEVKRRIILGTYALSAGYYDAYYGSAQRVRTLVQRDFEAAFEQVDVLISPTTPTTAFKLGEKLDDPLSMYLQDVATIPANLAGIPGLTLPGGLADEDGLPVGIQLLAPAREDARVYRVGAVLESLLEAKWGGPMLNQAPELATTAVAAEEAN, encoded by the coding sequence ATGAGTGCATCTGAATTGATCCGTTCCAGCGCCGCCGTCATGGCAGCAAAGCTGGCCACCGGCGAAATTACTTCCGTTGAGCTGGTCCAGGCTCACCTTGACCGCATTGCCGAGATCGACGGCGGTGAGCGCGGCATCCACGCGTTCTTGCACGTTAACGGTGAAGAGGCGCTCGCCGTCGCTGCCGATGTTGACGCGCGCCGCGCCGCTGGCGAGGAGCTCCACGAGCTCGCCGGTGTGCCGATCGCCATCAAGGACTTGATCGTGACGAAGGGCCAGCCCACCACTGCTGCCTCCAAGATCCTCGAGGGCTGGATGAGCCCCTACGACGCCACAGTGATCAAGAAGATCCGTGCCGCTCGTATGCCGATGCTGGGTAAGACCAACCTCGATGAGTTCGCCATGGGGTCCTCCACGGAGCACTCCGCCTACGGCCTCACCCGCAACCCCTGGGACCTTGACCGGATCCCCGGCGGTTCCGGCGGTGGCTCGGCCGCTGCTGTGGCCGCCTTCGAAGCTCCTCTGGCACTGGGTACCGACACCGGTGGCTCCATCCGCCAGCCGGGCTCGGTCACCGGAACCGTTGGTGTGAAGCCCACCTATGGTGCGGTTTCGCGGTACGGTGCCATCGCCATGGCGTCCTCGCTGGATCAGATTGGCCCGGTTTCGCGCACGGTGCTGGACTCGGCACTGCTGCAGGAAGTCATTGGCGGCTACGACCCCCAGGACTCCACCTCCCTGACCGATCCCTCCACTGGCCTCGCCGACGCCGCCCGCTTGGGCAACGTCAAGGGCATGAAGATTGGTGTCATCAAGGAACTGCACGGCGAGGGCTTCCAAGCCGGCGTCGAGAACCGTTTCAACGAATCTCTGGAACTCTTGCGCGAAGCAGGTGCGCAGATCGTAGAGGTTTCCTGCCCCAACTTCGGTTACGCCTTGGGTGCCTACTACCTGATCATGCCGAGTGAGGCGTCTTCTAACCTTGCCAAGTTCGACGGCGTGCGCTTTGGTGCGCGCACGTTGCCCACCGAAGGCCCGCTCACCATTGAGCGCGTCATGGGTGCCACTCGCGCCGCCGGTTTCGGTGCTGAAGTCAAGCGCCGCATCATCTTGGGAACCTATGCTTTGAGCGCCGGTTACTACGATGCTTACTACGGCTCTGCCCAGCGTGTGCGCACCCTGGTGCAGCGCGACTTCGAAGCTGCCTTCGAGCAGGTTGACGTGCTGATTTCCCCGACCACGCCCACCACGGCGTTCAAGCTGGGCGAGAAGCTCGATGACCCGCTGTCCATGTACCTGCAGGACGTTGCCACCATTCCGGCAAACCTGGCTGGCATCCCCGGGTTGACCTTGCCCGGTGGCTTGGCAGACGAAGATGGCCTGCCGGTGGGCATCCAGCTGCTGGCTCCGGCCCGCGAGGACGCCCGCGTTTACCGTGTTGGTGCTGTTTTGGAATCCCTGCTCGAGGCCAAGTGGGGCGGCCCTATGCTGAACCAGGCCCCCGAGCTCGCTACCACAGCTGTTGCAGCCGAGGAGGCTAACTAA
- a CDS encoding twin-arginine translocation signal domain-containing protein: MKRSINTVGISRRNFLGLAGISVAAVALSGTLSACNGGAGGKSGGAEASKAVVLPTYKEFTDVVADLPGNAEGLEAGFINMPKPVASTTAKPLTGPVSVLSETFEIMAPAMPDNPFWQRLNTSLGGEFNMQIVEDTGDGYPAKFATILAGDTLPDLMWIPPNQGLPNVGAMLEAKFEDLTPYLSGDAVLEYPNLAALKPDSWRTAVVNGKIWGAPIPSTPFGQVMLGTKATWSKVGGLNAKDADEFFDKIKELSNPSKQQYALEPAYVNVLNIMTQCLGAPNGWAVNEDRSLTHLYETEAYVAGLEYVAKLFAAGAFYPDVNMTNTKTRIVNGSLGAMVVSGPRDVGTFRALDADADIELLVPFSFDGKLTPSYNMGYGTVGFTAFKKTDEKRIKEQLALVNWLSAPFGTEEYLEKNYGVAGKDFDFDADGNPILNAEGLKNLPGVVSALNIMTAPERVNFNPGFPDVTNYVYEAEKKLLEFAWRNPTNGSYSDTNAKVGPKITKIIRDKTVDIITGRAKVSEHAEVLKRWKSEGGDKIREEYQADLNVEAPVFTLQTPSK, from the coding sequence ATGAAGCGTTCTATCAACACTGTTGGGATTTCACGACGTAACTTCCTCGGACTTGCCGGTATCTCGGTGGCCGCGGTGGCCCTAAGCGGGACACTGTCGGCTTGCAATGGCGGTGCCGGAGGGAAGAGTGGCGGTGCCGAAGCATCTAAAGCGGTGGTCTTGCCAACGTATAAGGAATTCACCGACGTGGTGGCTGACCTGCCCGGAAATGCCGAGGGTTTGGAAGCTGGTTTCATCAACATGCCAAAGCCGGTGGCTTCCACAACGGCCAAACCACTCACCGGCCCGGTCAGTGTGCTCTCCGAGACGTTTGAAATCATGGCCCCGGCCATGCCGGACAACCCTTTCTGGCAGCGGCTGAACACGTCGCTGGGCGGGGAATTCAATATGCAGATTGTTGAGGATACGGGCGACGGTTACCCGGCCAAGTTTGCTACGATTCTTGCCGGTGACACACTGCCGGACCTGATGTGGATCCCGCCGAACCAGGGTCTGCCTAATGTGGGTGCGATGCTCGAAGCGAAGTTTGAAGACCTCACGCCTTATCTCTCCGGCGATGCCGTTCTTGAGTACCCCAACCTGGCGGCGCTCAAGCCCGATTCCTGGCGAACCGCCGTCGTCAATGGAAAAATCTGGGGAGCACCCATCCCCAGCACACCCTTTGGACAGGTGATGCTCGGAACCAAGGCAACATGGTCCAAGGTTGGCGGGCTCAATGCCAAGGATGCCGACGAATTCTTCGACAAAATCAAGGAACTCAGCAACCCCTCGAAGCAGCAGTATGCTTTGGAGCCGGCCTACGTCAACGTCCTGAACATCATGACCCAATGCCTCGGTGCGCCAAATGGCTGGGCGGTCAACGAGGATCGGAGCCTGACTCATCTGTATGAGACCGAGGCCTATGTTGCCGGTCTGGAATACGTGGCCAAGCTCTTCGCAGCCGGTGCCTTCTACCCGGACGTCAACATGACAAACACCAAGACCCGGATCGTCAATGGTTCCTTGGGTGCCATGGTGGTTTCGGGGCCGCGCGATGTGGGCACGTTCCGCGCCCTGGATGCCGACGCTGACATCGAGCTCTTGGTTCCTTTCAGCTTTGATGGGAAGCTCACCCCGAGCTACAACATGGGTTACGGGACCGTCGGGTTTACGGCATTCAAGAAGACCGATGAAAAGCGCATCAAGGAACAGTTGGCCCTCGTCAACTGGCTTTCGGCACCGTTTGGCACCGAGGAATACCTGGAAAAGAACTACGGCGTTGCCGGCAAGGACTTCGACTTCGATGCAGACGGCAACCCGATCCTGAATGCCGAGGGGCTCAAGAATCTTCCCGGCGTGGTGAGCGCGCTGAATATCATGACGGCCCCGGAGCGCGTGAACTTCAACCCGGGCTTCCCGGATGTCACGAACTATGTGTACGAGGCAGAGAAGAAGCTGCTGGAATTTGCCTGGCGCAATCCCACCAACGGTTCCTACTCCGATACCAACGCTAAGGTCGGCCCCAAGATCACGAAGATCATTCGCGATAAGACCGTCGACATCATCACAGGGCGGGCCAAGGTCTCAGAGCATGCCGAGGTGCTCAAGCGGTGGAAGTCTGAAGGTGGCGACAAGATCCGTGAGGAGTACCAGGCCGATCTGAATGTGGAAGCGCCTGTCTTTACGCTGCAGACGCCGTCAAAGTAA
- the gatC gene encoding Asp-tRNA(Asn)/Glu-tRNA(Gln) amidotransferase subunit GatC, which translates to MAAINRDDVAHLAQLAHIEMSDEELDRMATELAVIVDSVKSVSEAAGADVPATSHPIPLTNVMREDVVGHVLTVEEALSGAPDASDGRFKVPAILEES; encoded by the coding sequence ATGGCTGCGATCAACCGTGACGACGTGGCGCACTTGGCGCAACTGGCTCACATCGAGATGAGTGACGAGGAACTGGACCGCATGGCCACCGAGCTGGCAGTAATTGTGGATTCAGTCAAGAGCGTCAGCGAGGCTGCAGGGGCGGACGTACCTGCCACCTCGCACCCAATTCCGCTGACCAACGTCATGCGCGAAGACGTTGTGGGCCATGTGCTCACCGTCGAAGAAGCACTCTCGGGTGCCCCGGACGCATCTGACGGCCGTTTCAAGGTTCCCGCAATCCTGGAGGAGAGCTAA
- a CDS encoding LacI family DNA-binding transcriptional regulator: MIRPTIKTVAAEAGVSTATVSYVLAGRTKSNGSGISASTAERVQAAALKVGYRPNQAARTIRTGKSNLMMLSLTMLSDPWSLSVSKAVGAAVASAGITPMILADTDWRTAIKRQSADVIFIDAAEQDGDAELLAELARNSRLVVFSETLEPNGFDVIRSVAGGSLNEAMDHLTAQHTKVACLTSRKSMRVPYSTRYGAYLSGLRRAGISFREDYVAPFDGDELSAYEAAVSLLSQPDPPTAIFATSDFVAMAAINAAQRMRLCVPDDLAVVGVGNTLQGEAMEPSLTSVGPVDFFNSLAKFLVERASDESAPHQVLEFPWQLFARDSAPLTPITFER; this comes from the coding sequence ATGATTCGGCCCACCATCAAGACCGTTGCAGCTGAGGCTGGCGTATCGACCGCGACGGTTTCTTATGTCCTTGCCGGACGGACCAAAAGTAATGGTTCGGGGATTTCTGCCAGCACCGCCGAACGGGTTCAGGCAGCCGCACTGAAGGTTGGCTACCGGCCCAATCAGGCTGCTCGAACCATTCGAACCGGCAAGTCCAACCTGATGATGTTGTCGTTGACAATGCTTTCGGACCCTTGGTCGTTGTCGGTGAGTAAGGCCGTGGGGGCTGCCGTTGCCAGTGCAGGCATAACGCCCATGATCCTGGCTGATACGGATTGGCGTACGGCCATTAAGCGCCAAAGTGCCGATGTCATTTTCATTGATGCCGCGGAGCAGGACGGTGACGCCGAATTGTTGGCGGAGCTGGCCCGCAACAGCCGGCTGGTGGTGTTCAGCGAGACGCTAGAGCCCAACGGCTTTGACGTGATTCGTTCCGTGGCCGGCGGCAGCCTGAATGAGGCCATGGACCATCTGACGGCGCAGCACACAAAGGTGGCATGCCTGACCTCCCGGAAAAGCATGCGGGTGCCCTATTCGACGAGGTACGGCGCATATCTCTCGGGGCTGCGCAGGGCAGGGATTTCTTTCCGGGAGGACTATGTGGCGCCCTTCGACGGCGACGAATTAAGTGCCTACGAGGCGGCCGTTAGCCTCTTGAGTCAGCCCGATCCGCCCACGGCAATTTTTGCCACCTCCGACTTTGTTGCCATGGCGGCCATCAACGCGGCCCAGCGGATGCGGTTGTGTGTCCCCGATGATCTGGCCGTTGTGGGGGTCGGTAACACCCTCCAAGGTGAGGCGATGGAGCCGTCGTTAACCAGCGTGGGACCCGTCGACTTCTTCAATAGCTTGGCTAAATTTCTGGTGGAACGGGCCTCCGACGAGTCCGCGCCACACCAGGTGCTGGAGTTCCCATGGCAACTCTTTGCCCGTGATTCCGCGCCGCTTACACCTATAACTTTTGAGCGTTAG
- a CDS encoding carbohydrate ABC transporter permease — MTATLSGRRATKRLNKQLSFNPGRPAWKEPASPLYGTIKAIIIGGISLSIVIPLLLVISTSLADDEQLIAAGGFVLWPTHPSFAAYQAIFSGEFMIRALGVSAFITAIGTFLALFITITMAYATSRPVMLGRPVLLLVLFTLLFAPGLIPMFLMVKQLGLLNTVWSLILPGTFAAFNFVVMRSFFMNIPAELIEAARIDGASDFMILRKIVLPLSKAVIAVVGLFYAVGFWNAFFNAMLYINDQTLYPVQLVLRNYVVQGGSMAEAIGVTSTPPPQSMQMAIVVVALLPILIVYPFLQKHFTKGVITGAIKG; from the coding sequence ATGACGGCAACATTGTCCGGCCGACGCGCCACTAAACGCCTGAACAAGCAGCTGAGCTTCAATCCCGGAAGACCCGCCTGGAAGGAGCCGGCCTCACCCCTCTACGGCACCATCAAGGCCATCATCATCGGAGGGATCAGCCTCTCCATCGTCATCCCGCTGCTTCTCGTCATCTCCACATCCTTGGCGGACGACGAACAGTTGATAGCGGCCGGCGGATTCGTACTCTGGCCAACACATCCCAGTTTCGCCGCATATCAGGCCATCTTCAGCGGAGAATTCATGATCCGGGCGCTGGGAGTGAGCGCGTTCATCACCGCGATCGGCACCTTCCTCGCGCTGTTCATCACCATCACGATGGCATACGCCACGAGCCGACCGGTCATGCTGGGTCGCCCCGTGCTGCTCTTGGTCCTGTTCACGCTATTGTTCGCCCCAGGATTGATCCCCATGTTTTTGATGGTCAAGCAACTGGGACTGCTGAACACCGTTTGGTCGCTGATTCTGCCCGGCACCTTTGCGGCCTTCAACTTTGTAGTGATGCGTTCCTTCTTCATGAATATTCCTGCTGAATTGATTGAGGCTGCCCGGATTGACGGTGCCAGCGATTTCATGATCCTGCGCAAGATCGTCCTGCCACTGTCCAAGGCCGTGATCGCCGTGGTTGGCCTGTTCTATGCCGTTGGATTTTGGAACGCGTTCTTCAACGCCATGCTCTACATCAACGATCAGACCCTGTATCCAGTCCAGCTCGTCCTGCGCAACTACGTAGTTCAGGGCGGATCGATGGCCGAAGCCATCGGTGTGACGTCCACGCCACCGCCGCAATCTATGCAGATGGCCATCGTAGTGGTGGCCCTCCTGCCCATTCTTATCGTCTATCCATTCCTACAAAAGCACTTCACGAAGGGCGTTATTACCGGCGCCATCAAGGGTTAG
- a CDS encoding ABC transporter permease — protein sequence MLLMMIPGVAFLALFFYIPILGNVIAFQDYQPFLGISGSDWVGLANFVDLYFNPDFWVALRNTIVLAVWQLVLFFPVPLGLALIVDSLVSNKLRRWFQSLVYLPHFLSWVLVIALFQQVLGGAGLVNNTLRDLGMDTVPFMTNPDTFPLLATIQLVWKDAGWAMIIFLASLASIDGSLYEAAAADGAGRWRRMWHITLPGLRSIIVLLLILRIGDILSVGFEQFLLQHDAVGAGASEVLDTFTYFAGVVGGGWSAGAAAGLAKGVVGALLIFAANKVAHRLGEPGIFQKKVGS from the coding sequence ATGCTCCTGATGATGATTCCAGGCGTGGCATTTCTAGCCTTGTTCTTTTACATCCCCATCCTGGGTAACGTCATTGCCTTCCAGGACTACCAGCCGTTCCTAGGCATCTCGGGCAGCGACTGGGTGGGGCTTGCGAACTTCGTGGATCTGTACTTCAACCCGGATTTCTGGGTGGCACTGCGCAACACCATCGTGTTGGCAGTATGGCAGCTGGTCTTGTTCTTCCCCGTACCACTGGGCCTGGCGTTGATCGTTGACTCGCTCGTGAGCAACAAGCTTCGTCGCTGGTTCCAATCACTGGTCTACCTGCCGCACTTCCTTTCATGGGTGCTCGTGATTGCCTTGTTCCAGCAGGTCCTCGGAGGCGCCGGCCTGGTCAACAACACCTTGCGTGATCTGGGGATGGACACCGTTCCCTTCATGACCAACCCAGACACCTTCCCGCTCTTGGCTACCATCCAGCTGGTCTGGAAAGACGCAGGCTGGGCCATGATCATCTTCCTCGCCTCACTGGCCTCCATCGATGGCTCGCTCTACGAAGCCGCAGCGGCCGACGGCGCTGGAAGGTGGCGCCGCATGTGGCACATCACCCTTCCAGGACTGCGCTCCATCATTGTGCTCCTGTTGATTCTGCGCATCGGAGACATTCTCAGCGTCGGCTTTGAGCAGTTCCTGCTGCAGCACGATGCCGTAGGAGCCGGGGCATCCGAAGTCTTGGATACCTTCACCTACTTTGCCGGAGTTGTTGGCGGCGGGTGGAGCGCCGGTGCGGCAGCAGGACTCGCCAAGGGCGTGGTGGGCGCACTCTTAATCTTTGCGGCAAATAAGGTGGCCCACCGCCTTGGTGAACCCGGAATCTTCCAGAAGAAGGTGGGTTCATGA